From one Bos taurus isolate L1 Dominette 01449 registration number 42190680 breed Hereford chromosome 24, ARS-UCD2.0, whole genome shotgun sequence genomic stretch:
- the POLI gene encoding DNA polymerase iota isoform X1, which translates to MISNPELKDKPLGVQQKYLVVTCNYEARKLGVKKLMSVRDAKEKCPQLVLVNGEDLTRYREMSYKVTELLEEFSPVVERLGFDENFVDLTEMVEKRLEQLQSDELSALTVSGHVYNNQPVNPRDTLHIRLLVGSQIVAEMREAMYQQLGLTGCAGVASNKLLAKLVSGVFKPNQQTVLLPESSQELIHSLNHIKEMPGIGYKTTKRLEALGISSVRDLQTFPSKVLEKELGISVAQRIQKLSFGEDDSPVTPSGPPQSFSEEDSFKKCSSEVEAKTKIEELLASLLNRVCQDGRKPHTIRLIIRRYSSEKHYNRESRQCPIPSHIIQKLGAGNYDVMTPMVDILMKLFRNMVNVKVPFHLTLLSVCFCNLKSLNTAKKGTMDYYLTPSLSTTSHAGKRSFKMKDCHMEDFSKDKETNRDFLPTGRIESTRTGESPPDPINSSKEKDSNEFPVSLLPEDIDQEVFKQLPVDIQEEILSGKSREKVQGKGSLSCPLRASRGVLSLFSTKQKQDSSLNPKDHVPKSKQVSSVSPCEPGTSGGSSSSYVSSQKEYSHYLDSSLKDERMSQGPKESQRFHFSNTNPAVSVFHSFPNLQSEQLLSKNRTTDSHKQPVATVSRHEGLKENREQESPDEKIAFPSDIDPEVFYELPEEVQKELLADWKRTGSDFHTT; encoded by the exons gGGTTCAGCAGAAGTATTTGGTGGTTACCTGCAACTATGAAGCTAGGAAACTTGGAGTTAAGAAACTTATGAGTGTCAGAGATGCAAAAGAAAAGTGTCCACAGCTAGTATTAGTTAATGGAGAAGACCTGACTCGCTACAGAGAGATGTCATACAAGGTTACAG agTTGTTGGAAGAATTTAGTCCAGTTgttgagagacttgggtttgatgaAAATTTTGTGGATCTAACAGAAATGGTTGAGAAGAGACTCGAGCAGCTTCAAAGTGATGAGCTCTCAGCACTGACTGTGTCGGGTCATGTATACAATAATCAAC CTGTAAACCCACGTGACACGTTGCACATCAGACTCCTTGTTGGATCTCAGATTGTGGCCGAGATGCGGGAAGCCATGTACCAACAGCTGGGTCTCACTGGCTGTGCTGGAGTGGCATCTAATAAATTATTGGCAAAATTAGTTTCTGGCGTCTTTAAACCAAATCAACAAACAGTCTTACTACCTGAAAGTTCTCAAGAGCTCATTCATAGTTTGAACCACATAAAGGAAATGCCTG GTATTGGCTATAAAACGACCAAACGTCTGGAAGCACTGGGCATCAGTAGTGTGCGTGATCTTCAGACCTTTCCATCCAAGGTATTAGAAAAGGAATTAGGAATTTCAGTTGCTCAGCGTATCCAGAAGCTCAGTTTTGGAGAGGATGACTCTCCTGTGACTCCCTCAGGACCACCTCAG TCCTTTAGTGAGgaagattcatttaaaaaatgttcatcaGAAGTTGAAGCTAAAACTAAGATTGAAGAACTACTTGCTAGTCTTTTGAACAG agTCTGCCAAGATGGAAGGAAGCCACATACAATAAGGTTAATAATCCGTCGGTATTCATCTGAGAAGCACTACAACCGTGAGAGTCGTCAGTGCCCAATTCCATCCCACATAATTCAGAAGTTAGGAGCAG GAAATTATGATGTGATGACCCCAATGGTTGATATCCTTATGAAACTTTTTCGAAATATGGTGAATGTGAAGGTGCCATTTCATCTTACCCTACTAAGTGTGTGCTTCTGCAACCTTAAATCCCTAAATACTGCGAAGAAAGGGACTATGGATTATTACTTAACACCTTCATTATCAACAACTTCACACGCTGGAAAGCGCAGTTTT AAAATGAAAGACTGTCATATGGAGGATTTTTCTAAAGACAAGGAAACAAATCGGGATTTTCTACCAACTGGAAGGATTGAAAGTACAAGAACTGGGGAGTCTCCACCAGATCCCATAAATTCTTCTAAAGAAAAAGACAGTAATGAATTTCCCGTCTCCTTACTTCCCGAGGATATTGACCAAGAAGTCTTCAAGCAGCTTCCTGTAGATATTCAAGAAGAAATCCTTTCTGGAAAATCCCGAGAAAAAGTTCAAGGAAAAGGAAGTTTGAGTTGTCCATTACGTGCTTCTAGAGGAGTGTTGTCTTTGTTTTCTACGAAACAAAAGCAGGATAGTTCCTTAAATCCTAAAGATCATGTACCCAAAAGCAAACAGGTCTCCTCTGTATCTCCCTGTGAACCAGGAACATCAGGCGGGAGCAGTTCCTCATATGTGTCTAGCCAAAAAGAGTATTCACATTATTTAGACAGTAGCTTAAAAGATGAACGAATGAGTCAAGGACCTAAAGAATCTCAAAGATTCCACTTTTCAAATACAAACCCTGCTGTATCTGTTTTCCATTCATTTCCAAATTTGCAGAGTGAACAACTTTTGTCCAAAAACCGCACCACAGACAGCCATAAGCAACCAGTGGCAACAGTCTCTCGTCATGAAGGACTTAAAGAAAATAGAGAGCAAGAGTCTCCCGATGAGAAAATTGCTTTTCCTTCTGACATTGATCCTGAAGTTTTCTATGAACTGCCTGAAGAGGTACAAAAAGAACTGTTGGCTGATTGGAAGAGAACGGGATCAGATTTCCACACTACATAA
- the POLI gene encoding DNA polymerase iota isoform X2: protein MSVRDAKEKCPQLVLVNGEDLTRYREMSYKVTELLEEFSPVVERLGFDENFVDLTEMVEKRLEQLQSDELSALTVSGHVYNNQPVNPRDTLHIRLLVGSQIVAEMREAMYQQLGLTGCAGVASNKLLAKLVSGVFKPNQQTVLLPESSQELIHSLNHIKEMPGIGYKTTKRLEALGISSVRDLQTFPSKVLEKELGISVAQRIQKLSFGEDDSPVTPSGPPQSFSEEDSFKKCSSEVEAKTKIEELLASLLNRVCQDGRKPHTIRLIIRRYSSEKHYNRESRQCPIPSHIIQKLGAGNYDVMTPMVDILMKLFRNMVNVKVPFHLTLLSVCFCNLKSLNTAKKGTMDYYLTPSLSTTSHAGKRSFKMKDCHMEDFSKDKETNRDFLPTGRIESTRTGESPPDPINSSKEKDSNEFPVSLLPEDIDQEVFKQLPVDIQEEILSGKSREKVQGKGSLSCPLRASRGVLSLFSTKQKQDSSLNPKDHVPKSKQVSSVSPCEPGTSGGSSSSYVSSQKEYSHYLDSSLKDERMSQGPKESQRFHFSNTNPAVSVFHSFPNLQSEQLLSKNRTTDSHKQPVATVSRHEGLKENREQESPDEKIAFPSDIDPEVFYELPEEVQKELLADWKRTGSDFHTT from the exons ATGAGTGTCAGAGATGCAAAAGAAAAGTGTCCACAGCTAGTATTAGTTAATGGAGAAGACCTGACTCGCTACAGAGAGATGTCATACAAGGTTACAG agTTGTTGGAAGAATTTAGTCCAGTTgttgagagacttgggtttgatgaAAATTTTGTGGATCTAACAGAAATGGTTGAGAAGAGACTCGAGCAGCTTCAAAGTGATGAGCTCTCAGCACTGACTGTGTCGGGTCATGTATACAATAATCAAC CTGTAAACCCACGTGACACGTTGCACATCAGACTCCTTGTTGGATCTCAGATTGTGGCCGAGATGCGGGAAGCCATGTACCAACAGCTGGGTCTCACTGGCTGTGCTGGAGTGGCATCTAATAAATTATTGGCAAAATTAGTTTCTGGCGTCTTTAAACCAAATCAACAAACAGTCTTACTACCTGAAAGTTCTCAAGAGCTCATTCATAGTTTGAACCACATAAAGGAAATGCCTG GTATTGGCTATAAAACGACCAAACGTCTGGAAGCACTGGGCATCAGTAGTGTGCGTGATCTTCAGACCTTTCCATCCAAGGTATTAGAAAAGGAATTAGGAATTTCAGTTGCTCAGCGTATCCAGAAGCTCAGTTTTGGAGAGGATGACTCTCCTGTGACTCCCTCAGGACCACCTCAG TCCTTTAGTGAGgaagattcatttaaaaaatgttcatcaGAAGTTGAAGCTAAAACTAAGATTGAAGAACTACTTGCTAGTCTTTTGAACAG agTCTGCCAAGATGGAAGGAAGCCACATACAATAAGGTTAATAATCCGTCGGTATTCATCTGAGAAGCACTACAACCGTGAGAGTCGTCAGTGCCCAATTCCATCCCACATAATTCAGAAGTTAGGAGCAG GAAATTATGATGTGATGACCCCAATGGTTGATATCCTTATGAAACTTTTTCGAAATATGGTGAATGTGAAGGTGCCATTTCATCTTACCCTACTAAGTGTGTGCTTCTGCAACCTTAAATCCCTAAATACTGCGAAGAAAGGGACTATGGATTATTACTTAACACCTTCATTATCAACAACTTCACACGCTGGAAAGCGCAGTTTT AAAATGAAAGACTGTCATATGGAGGATTTTTCTAAAGACAAGGAAACAAATCGGGATTTTCTACCAACTGGAAGGATTGAAAGTACAAGAACTGGGGAGTCTCCACCAGATCCCATAAATTCTTCTAAAGAAAAAGACAGTAATGAATTTCCCGTCTCCTTACTTCCCGAGGATATTGACCAAGAAGTCTTCAAGCAGCTTCCTGTAGATATTCAAGAAGAAATCCTTTCTGGAAAATCCCGAGAAAAAGTTCAAGGAAAAGGAAGTTTGAGTTGTCCATTACGTGCTTCTAGAGGAGTGTTGTCTTTGTTTTCTACGAAACAAAAGCAGGATAGTTCCTTAAATCCTAAAGATCATGTACCCAAAAGCAAACAGGTCTCCTCTGTATCTCCCTGTGAACCAGGAACATCAGGCGGGAGCAGTTCCTCATATGTGTCTAGCCAAAAAGAGTATTCACATTATTTAGACAGTAGCTTAAAAGATGAACGAATGAGTCAAGGACCTAAAGAATCTCAAAGATTCCACTTTTCAAATACAAACCCTGCTGTATCTGTTTTCCATTCATTTCCAAATTTGCAGAGTGAACAACTTTTGTCCAAAAACCGCACCACAGACAGCCATAAGCAACCAGTGGCAACAGTCTCTCGTCATGAAGGACTTAAAGAAAATAGAGAGCAAGAGTCTCCCGATGAGAAAATTGCTTTTCCTTCTGACATTGATCCTGAAGTTTTCTATGAACTGCCTGAAGAGGTACAAAAAGAACTGTTGGCTGATTGGAAGAGAACGGGATCAGATTTCCACACTACATAA